The proteins below are encoded in one region of Populus alba chromosome 2, ASM523922v2, whole genome shotgun sequence:
- the LOC118052708 gene encoding WEB family protein At1g75720 — protein MAAEGVIVLKRAEIDTRAPFRSVKEAVTLFGERVLAGELYANKLKEMHVGGTEYGQGPSRLGTVTAELEETKQRLEKAREQRTLMASCLCSLQEELERTKRELQQLKEREVERHMIESEIEDVKIVEDTTKFEARMQTFHEEAETDFQKKRYVTFANPPSLTRVIIPQVVEALERNPSLRKKKKKPLIPLIGGIFSKKKGKGSASP, from the exons ATGGCGGCTGAAGGAGTGATAGTACTCAAAAGGGCTGAGATCGATACTAGAGCACCATTCCGGTCTGTCAAAGAGGCTGTTACGTTGTTTGGCGAGAGAGTTTTAGCTGGGGAGCTATATGCAAACAAGCTCAAAGAG ATGCACGTTGGAGGAACTGAATACGGGCAGGGCCCTTCCAGGCTTGGAACAGTGACAGCAGAGCTAGAGGAGACAAAACAAAGACTTGAAAAGGCTAGAGAACAAAGGACGCTAATGGCAAGCTGCCTTTGTTCTCTTCAAGAAGAACTTGAAAGAACAAAGAGAGAGCTTCAACAATTGAAGGAACGTGAAGTCGAAAGGCATATGATAGAATCTGAAATTGAAGATGTCAAGATTGTTGAAGATACCACAAAATTTGAAGCCAGAATGCAAACATTCCACGAAGAAGCTGAGACCGATTTTCAAAAGAAGAGATATGTGACGTTTGCTAATCCCCCTTCCCTGACACGAGTTATAATTCCGCAAGTAGTTGAAGCACTAGAGAGAAACCCTTCtctaaggaaaaagaagaagaagccattGATCCCACTGATAGGAGGGATTTTCTCcaagaaaaaagggaaaggaagcGCTTCCCCATGA
- the LOC118052709 gene encoding uncharacterized protein produces MAALTFLQEHKETRQKQPSRRKRKLQKEKEKQPSSWDQFKNLLTCKQIEGSRVHDPSKNPIGYSKLGSSCSSICSFKDVVHGNTRVVHRADNSPESSTLGQETGLLSRKGASTGSSSTRSLTSSGRSNSGVTYSSSSRGMQFRKLSGCYECHMIVDPSRYPSARTTISACTQCEEVFPKIESLELHQKVRHAVSELGPEDSGRNIVEIIFKSSWLKKDNPVCKIERILKVHNTQRTIQRFEDCRDAVKTRALNSTKKNPRCAADGNELLRFHCTTLTCSLGSLGSSSLCGSIPVCGVCTIIRHGFQGVECKGVSTTASSGRAHDSLLGCTDGRRAMLVCRVIAGRVKRVAEDALPPEEDGASAGSYDSVAGSAGIYSSLEELSVFNPRAILPCFVVIYKALES; encoded by the exons ATGGCTGCACTTACTTTCTTACAAGAACACAAAGAGACTCGTCAAAAACAACCATCCAGGCGCAAGCGAAAGctgcaaaaggaaaaggaaaagcaacCATCTTCATGGGACCAATTCAAGAACCTACTGACCTGCAAACAGATCGAGGGGTCGAGAGTACACGACCCATCAAAGAACCCCATTGGATACTCAAAACTAGGATCTTCTTGCAGCTCAATATGTAGTTTCAAAGACGTTGTTCATGGCAACACAAGGGTTGTTCACAGAGCTGATAACTCACCTGAAAGTAGCACACTGGGTCAAGAAACTGGGCTACTAAGTCGGAAAGGTGCTAGTACTGGGTCATCATCAACTCGGTCACTGACGAGCTCAGGGAGATCCAACAGTGGTGTAACGTACTCATCGTCGTCTAGAGGCATGCAATTTAGGAAGCTTTCAGGCTGTTATGAATGCCACATGATCGTTGACCCTAGCAG ATACCCATCTGCAAGAACTACAATAAGCGCTTGCACTCAGTGTGAAGAGGTCTTTCCGAAGATTGAAAGCTTGGAGCTTCATCAAAAAGTTCGCCATGCCG TATCGGAGCTGGGACCAGAAGATTCTGGCCGAAATATCGTGGAGATCATCTTCAAATCAAGCTGGCTCAAGAAAGACAACCCAGTCTGCAAGATCGAACGGATATTAAAAGTCCACAACACACAACGAACAATCCAACGGTTCGAGGACTGCAGGGACGCAGTGAAGACACGTGCACTCAACAGCACTAAAAAAAACCCCAGGTGCGCGGCGGACGGCAACGAGCTGTTAAGATTTCACTGTACAACCTTAACTTGTTCTCTCGGCTCACTCGGCTCATCCAGCTTGTGCGGCTCGATCCCCGTTTGTGGCGTCTGCACCATAATAAGGCACGGGTTTCAAGGCGTAGAATGCAAAGGTGTAAGCACCACGGCTAGCAGCGGTAGGGCCCATGACTCGTTACTGGGCTGTACGGATGGACGTAGGGCAATGTTGGTGTGTCGTGTGATTGCTGGTAGAGTGAAGCGCGTGGCGGAGGATGCGCTGCCGCCCGAGGAGGATGGTGCGTCTGCTGGCTCATATGATTCCGTTGCCGGTAGTGCTGGGATCTACTCGAGTCTCGAGGAATTATCAGTTTTTAATCCAAGGGCTATACTGCCTTGTTTTGTTGTCATTTACAAGGCTCTTGAGTCttag
- the LOC118052710 gene encoding uncharacterized protein isoform X1, whose protein sequence is MPPSKISNKISRCLNAPLQQIQAIESTNSVALFCILSILKNQNKGPNMSQNSIQSNSIQNPRVTWEGCSVLLDINDGDRLVFARLTAGSTLKIGNKNFSLRPLIGCPFGSSFQIENGTEGLCLSRFVPSTEADNNDQEKGGSQIMDECRDNRAIVDNNEAQTLTSGDIDEMRRQGVKGDEIIEALIANSATYEKKTTFSQEKYRIKKQKKYAPRVLLRRPSARSICEAYFKKYPHRIGFLRVDALSLLLSLANVTANSDILLVDMVGGLLTGAVAERLGAGTGYVCNTYLGSTPYPVEIVRTFNFDNEICKRIVRAPLRDLCLDQTGTSEIIDASNAELNGQTSPIKMEEMSLPSNHEAADSETIVSPQIKMGKPPKAGEKASEEAIKSWKENGFSSLIIAAPDADAWSLAKDLLPLLSYSAPFAIYHQYLQPLATCMHNLQQGKMAIGLQISEPWLREYQVLPSRTHPLMQMSAFGGYILSGTKICSSG, encoded by the exons ATGCCCCCTTCGAAAATTTCGAATAAAATCAGTCGCTGCTTGAATGCTCCACTGCAGCAAATTCAAGCAATAGAGAGTACCAATTCTGTTGCTTTGTTCTGTATTCTTTCAattcttaaaaatcaaaataagggGCCAAACATGTCCCAAAATAGCATCCagtcaaattcaattcaaaacccTAGAGTAACCTGGGAAGGTTGCAGTGTCTTGCTCGACATTAACGACGGCGACCGCCTTGTTTTTGCTCGATTAACAGCTGGCTC GACGTTGAAAATTGGAAATAAGAATTTCTCTTTAAGGCCCTTGATTGGATGCCCCTTCGGTTCTTCTTTTCAAATTGAGAATGGGACTGAAGGGCTTTGTTTATCTAGGTTTGTTCCTTCCACAGAAGCAG atAATAATGATCAAGAAAAAGGAGGATCTCAAATAATGGACGAATGTAGGGATAATCGAGCTATTGTTGATAATAATGAAGCCCAGACCTTAACTAGTGGAGACATAGATGAAATGCGGAG GCAGGGTGTGAAAGGTGATGAGATAATTGAAGCTCTCATTGCCAATAGTGCAAcatatgagaaaaaaacaacattttctcAA GAGAAATATAGGATTAAGAAGCAAAAAAAGTATGCCCCTAGAGTACTTCTGAGGCGACCTTCTGCTAGAAG CATATGCGAGGCGTACTTCAAGAAATATCCACATAGAATCGG ATTCCTGCGAGTAGATGCATTATCCCTGTTGCTTTCACTTGCTAATGTTACAGCAAACTCTGACATCCTGTTAGTGGATATGGTTGGTGGTCTTCTTACTGGTGCTGTGGCAGAGCGTTTAGGAG CAGGTACAGGTTACGTTTGCAATACATATCTTGGAAGTACTCCGTATCCTGTGGAGATAGTCAGAACATTCAACTTTGATAATGAAATCTGCAAAAG GATTGTGCGGGCTCCTCTGCGTGACCTCTGTTTAGACCAAACTGGAACATCCGAGATAATCGATGCCAGCAATGCAGAATTAAAT GGCCAAACCTCCCCCATCAAAATGGAAGAAATGTCTCTTCCATCCAACCACGAGGCTGCGGATTCAGAGACTATTGTCTCTCCACAAATTAAAATGGGCAAACCCCCTAAAGCTGGCGAAAAGGCATCAGAAGAAGCCATTAAGTCATGGAAGGAAAATGGGTTCTCTAG TCTAATAATTGCTGCTCCAGATGCAGATGCTTGGAGCTTAGCCAAGGATCTACTGCCACTTCTATCATATTCAGCACCATTTGCTATCTACCACCAGTATCTTCAG CCACTTGCAACATGCATGCACAATTTACAGCAGGGGAAAATGGCAATTGGTTTGCAAATTTCAGAACCTTGGCTGCGTGAATATCAG GTTCTTCCATCAAGAACTCATCCATTGATGCAGATGAGTGCCTTTGGGGGTTACATTCTCAGTGGGACCAAGATATGTAGCAGTGGCTAA
- the LOC118052710 gene encoding uncharacterized protein isoform X2, protein MPPSKISNKISRCLNAPLQQIQAIESTNSVALFCILSILKNQNKGPNMSQNSIQSNSIQNPRVTWEGCSVLLDINDGDRLVFARLTAGSTLKIGNKNFSLRPLIGCPFGSSFQIENGTEGLCLSRFVPSTEADNNDQEKGGSQIMDECRDNRAIVDNNEAQTLTSGDIDEMRRQGVKGDEIIEALIANSATYEKKTTFSQEKYRIKKQKKYAPRVLLRRPSARSICEAYFKKYPHRIGFLRVDALSLLLSLANVTANSDILLVDMVGGLLTGAVAERLGGTGYVCNTYLGSTPYPVEIVRTFNFDNEICKRIVRAPLRDLCLDQTGTSEIIDASNAELNGQTSPIKMEEMSLPSNHEAADSETIVSPQIKMGKPPKAGEKASEEAIKSWKENGFSSLIIAAPDADAWSLAKDLLPLLSYSAPFAIYHQYLQPLATCMHNLQQGKMAIGLQISEPWLREYQVLPSRTHPLMQMSAFGGYILSGTKICSSG, encoded by the exons ATGCCCCCTTCGAAAATTTCGAATAAAATCAGTCGCTGCTTGAATGCTCCACTGCAGCAAATTCAAGCAATAGAGAGTACCAATTCTGTTGCTTTGTTCTGTATTCTTTCAattcttaaaaatcaaaataagggGCCAAACATGTCCCAAAATAGCATCCagtcaaattcaattcaaaacccTAGAGTAACCTGGGAAGGTTGCAGTGTCTTGCTCGACATTAACGACGGCGACCGCCTTGTTTTTGCTCGATTAACAGCTGGCTC GACGTTGAAAATTGGAAATAAGAATTTCTCTTTAAGGCCCTTGATTGGATGCCCCTTCGGTTCTTCTTTTCAAATTGAGAATGGGACTGAAGGGCTTTGTTTATCTAGGTTTGTTCCTTCCACAGAAGCAG atAATAATGATCAAGAAAAAGGAGGATCTCAAATAATGGACGAATGTAGGGATAATCGAGCTATTGTTGATAATAATGAAGCCCAGACCTTAACTAGTGGAGACATAGATGAAATGCGGAG GCAGGGTGTGAAAGGTGATGAGATAATTGAAGCTCTCATTGCCAATAGTGCAAcatatgagaaaaaaacaacattttctcAA GAGAAATATAGGATTAAGAAGCAAAAAAAGTATGCCCCTAGAGTACTTCTGAGGCGACCTTCTGCTAGAAG CATATGCGAGGCGTACTTCAAGAAATATCCACATAGAATCGG ATTCCTGCGAGTAGATGCATTATCCCTGTTGCTTTCACTTGCTAATGTTACAGCAAACTCTGACATCCTGTTAGTGGATATGGTTGGTGGTCTTCTTACTGGTGCTGTGGCAGAGCGTTTAGGAG GTACAGGTTACGTTTGCAATACATATCTTGGAAGTACTCCGTATCCTGTGGAGATAGTCAGAACATTCAACTTTGATAATGAAATCTGCAAAAG GATTGTGCGGGCTCCTCTGCGTGACCTCTGTTTAGACCAAACTGGAACATCCGAGATAATCGATGCCAGCAATGCAGAATTAAAT GGCCAAACCTCCCCCATCAAAATGGAAGAAATGTCTCTTCCATCCAACCACGAGGCTGCGGATTCAGAGACTATTGTCTCTCCACAAATTAAAATGGGCAAACCCCCTAAAGCTGGCGAAAAGGCATCAGAAGAAGCCATTAAGTCATGGAAGGAAAATGGGTTCTCTAG TCTAATAATTGCTGCTCCAGATGCAGATGCTTGGAGCTTAGCCAAGGATCTACTGCCACTTCTATCATATTCAGCACCATTTGCTATCTACCACCAGTATCTTCAG CCACTTGCAACATGCATGCACAATTTACAGCAGGGGAAAATGGCAATTGGTTTGCAAATTTCAGAACCTTGGCTGCGTGAATATCAG GTTCTTCCATCAAGAACTCATCCATTGATGCAGATGAGTGCCTTTGGGGGTTACATTCTCAGTGGGACCAAGATATGTAGCAGTGGCTAA